One Polaribacter sp. KT25b DNA segment encodes these proteins:
- a CDS encoding anti-sigma factor, translating into MDSKEYIASGILELYVAGSLSEKENQEVYEAMQKYPEVLAEVESIENAIVQLTAFAKKDSTYSFNDIKNQLKVDEHKVIPISKPKSNWGLYTGWAAAFIFGSTLILSVLQNNKLKNQLASEKELLEAQIDSASTNLAAAEKLIEIFRDKDIISVSLAGQTVSPTSYAKVYWNKKTNSIYLDAKGLPEPPKGKVYQVWSLTLDPLSPTSLGTLDSFTADTNKIFTIYNANKSEAFGITLEPTGGSLSPTLEQLYTLGAVSS; encoded by the coding sequence ATGGATAGTAAAGAATACATAGCATCTGGAATTTTGGAACTTTATGTTGCAGGTTCACTTTCTGAAAAAGAAAACCAGGAAGTGTATGAAGCTATGCAAAAATATCCTGAAGTTTTAGCAGAAGTAGAATCTATAGAAAATGCTATTGTACAATTAACTGCATTTGCCAAAAAAGATAGTACTTATTCATTTAATGATATTAAAAATCAATTAAAAGTTGATGAACATAAAGTAATACCGATTTCGAAACCAAAATCGAATTGGGGGTTATATACAGGTTGGGCAGCTGCTTTTATATTTGGTTCAACCTTAATTTTATCTGTATTACAAAATAACAAACTAAAAAATCAATTGGCTTCTGAAAAAGAATTGTTAGAAGCTCAAATAGATAGCGCATCTACTAATTTAGCTGCTGCAGAAAAATTAATTGAAATTTTTAGAGATAAAGACATTATTTCTGTGTCTTTAGCAGGGCAAACAGTTTCGCCAACTTCTTATGCTAAAGTATATTGGAACAAAAAAACAAACTCTATTTATTTAGATGCTAAAGGATTACCAGAACCTCCAAAAGGAAAAGTATATCAAGTTTGGTCTTTAACTTTAGATCCTTTATCGCCAACTAGTTTAGGAACTTTAGATTCTTTTACTGCTGACACTAATAAGATATTTACCATATATAATGCAAATAAATCTGAAGCATTTGGTATTACATTAGAACCTACAGGAGGAAGCCTCTCTCCTACTTTAGAACAATTGTATACTTTAGGAGCAGTTTCTTCTTAA
- a CDS encoding RNA polymerase sigma factor, with product MNQEQLILQFQKKDVKAYEKLYNLYCDSISGVVNSIVKNDNVAQEITQDVFIKAWNKADTYSAKKGRFFTWLLNIARNSAIDYTRSKKFKQSKQNLNADFFVDILETSSSLDSLTNTIGLTDFVKKLGDTCKAVIQLLYFKGFTQKEASEELEIPLGTIKTKNRTCIGELRTMLDT from the coding sequence ATGAATCAAGAACAATTAATTTTACAGTTTCAGAAAAAGGATGTGAAAGCATACGAAAAACTTTACAATCTTTATTGTGATAGTATTTCTGGTGTTGTAAATAGTATTGTTAAAAATGATAATGTTGCCCAAGAAATTACACAAGATGTTTTTATAAAAGCTTGGAATAAAGCAGATACTTACTCTGCCAAAAAAGGACGTTTTTTTACTTGGCTTTTAAATATAGCACGTAATTCTGCGATAGATTATACCCGATCAAAAAAGTTTAAACAGTCTAAACAAAACCTTAATGCAGATTTTTTCGTAGATATATTAGAAACAAGTTCTTCTTTAGATAGTTTAACAAATACAATTGGTTTAACCGATTTTGTAAAAAAACTGGGCGATACTTGCAAAGCTGTAATTCAATTATTATACTTTAAAGGTTTTACACAAAAAGAAGCATCAGAAGAATTAGAAATACCTTTGGGTACTATAAAAACAAAAAATAGAACTTGCATTGGCGAATTACGCACAATGCTTGACACATAA
- a CDS encoding DUF3857 domain-containing protein, with protein sequence MGQTTLDELKMTIYDKDSTATAVVLYEHANIYIDVNNDYNTRTDFYFRIKILDKTAFDLANISIHLFKKKRLLDVKARTYNLTEIGTIEKIALSEDKIYTKDASENWTTKNFTLPNIKVGSVIEYSYSIISPYLGIDDWLFQSDIPKIKSEFDAAILGNYKYKIRITGYLKLDKDDVSVKKKCIYIQGLGEGDCAIYSYGIDDIPAFEEEDYMLSKKNYLSRLSFDLETYTSSRGVIENYTTTWKEADKKLKKIFLNNQTSKKSFFKKNIPEEILNIKDDLEKAKSIYTFIQNRFTWNEEYWNDQDEKIKQAFNDKSGSAGEINLSLYNSLKVAKINANLIILSTRNNGIPTTLFPVIFDFNYVIVKTVINGVDYYLDATNKYLPFGQIPERCLNGKARLIDYSGESNWVELKPKMSSLKNITAILNLNEDGFLDGELKIRSLGYEASKKREKINLLTEDSYLEAFEGDNSDVEVEDYKVNFKDELEKPLQEFFKIKMFLDNELANKIRINPFFFDRLKRNPFKLKERNYPVDFGYPRKNNFALSITIPDNYKITKIPESVAFSLPNNGGLFVLRSKVVKNKITLYVRMSINKQIYSTDEYFALKDFFNQIISAEKSVIILEKKI encoded by the coding sequence ATGGGACAAACCACATTAGATGAATTAAAAATGACTATTTACGACAAGGATTCTACAGCAACCGCAGTAGTTTTATACGAACATGCAAATATTTATATTGATGTAAATAATGATTATAACACAAGAACTGACTTTTATTTTAGAATAAAAATTTTAGATAAAACTGCCTTTGATTTAGCAAATATTTCTATACACCTATTTAAAAAGAAAAGACTCTTAGATGTAAAAGCTAGAACTTATAATTTAACAGAAATTGGTACAATAGAAAAAATAGCACTATCAGAAGATAAAATTTATACAAAGGATGCATCAGAAAATTGGACCACAAAAAACTTTACCTTACCAAACATAAAAGTTGGTAGTGTTATAGAATATTCTTATAGTATAATTTCTCCTTATTTAGGTATTGATGACTGGCTTTTTCAGTCTGATATTCCTAAAATAAAAAGCGAATTTGATGCCGCAATTCTTGGTAATTATAAATACAAAATTAGAATAACTGGATACCTAAAATTAGATAAAGATGATGTTTCTGTAAAGAAAAAATGTATTTACATACAAGGTTTAGGTGAAGGTGATTGTGCCATATATTCTTATGGAATAGATGATATTCCTGCATTTGAGGAAGAGGATTATATGTTAAGTAAAAAAAATTATTTATCACGTTTATCATTTGATTTAGAAACATATACAAGTTCTAGAGGTGTTATAGAAAATTATACAACAACATGGAAAGAAGCTGATAAAAAGTTGAAAAAGATTTTCTTAAATAATCAAACATCAAAAAAAAGTTTTTTTAAGAAAAATATTCCCGAAGAAATTTTGAACATAAAAGACGATTTAGAAAAAGCTAAAAGTATTTATACTTTTATTCAAAATCGTTTTACTTGGAACGAAGAATATTGGAATGATCAAGATGAAAAAATAAAACAAGCTTTTAATGATAAATCTGGAAGTGCTGGTGAAATAAATTTATCGTTATACAATAGTTTAAAAGTTGCTAAAATTAATGCAAATTTAATTATATTATCAACTAGAAATAATGGTATACCAACAACATTATTTCCTGTTATTTTCGATTTTAATTATGTAATTGTAAAAACAGTAATCAATGGTGTCGACTATTATTTAGATGCAACAAATAAGTATTTACCTTTTGGTCAAATTCCAGAAAGATGTTTAAATGGTAAGGCCAGACTTATAGATTATTCTGGCGAAAGTAATTGGGTTGAATTAAAACCTAAAATGAGTTCTTTAAAAAATATAACTGCTATTTTAAATTTAAATGAAGATGGTTTTTTAGATGGCGAATTAAAAATTAGAAGTCTTGGCTATGAAGCATCAAAAAAAAGAGAAAAAATAAACTTACTAACTGAAGACAGTTATTTAGAAGCATTTGAAGGCGACAATTCTGATGTAGAAGTTGAAGATTATAAAGTTAATTTTAAAGATGAACTTGAAAAACCTTTACAAGAATTTTTTAAAATAAAGATGTTTTTAGATAATGAGTTGGCAAATAAAATAAGAATAAATCCATTCTTTTTTGATAGATTAAAACGAAATCCTTTTAAATTAAAAGAGAGAAACTACCCAGTTGACTTTGGGTATCCTAGAAAAAATAATTTTGCGTTAAGCATAACAATTCCAGATAATTACAAAATTACTAAAATTCCAGAATCAGTAGCTTTTTCGCTACCAAATAATGGAGGTTTATTTGTTTTAAGATCTAAAGTAGTAAAAAACAAAATAACATTATATGTTAGAATGAGTATCAACAAACAAATCTACTCTACAGATGAATATTTTGCACTAAAAGATTTTTTTAATCAAATAATTAGTGCTGAAAAATCAGTAATTATTTTAGAGAAAAAGATTTAG